A single genomic interval of Zingiber officinale cultivar Zhangliang chromosome 4A, Zo_v1.1, whole genome shotgun sequence harbors:
- the LOC121969249 gene encoding uncharacterized protein At3g49140-like, whose amino-acid sequence MPLISLPSFDSFRIRLPRICPLWFGRHSCSMSAGISASWINTSLDGRRGPDYSLFRCRRTYFTSMQSYWLHTTNELSVSRVQVAADFSDSVPDSSEHNRNYGYHPLEELKERKKNKNKNMKLSDAEIARTVVEANNKALLIFPGGVHNEPHRHVSWAEFHYVIDDYGDIFFELFDDENILQDRSASSPVIVLIGYDSLIYGANNALFDTFEMDEEDGIELPEFKEVDDTEITDTLISWGMPDTLRYTHPLFFAKCITKVVQTKFEKVDFPSNGLQLLGCLRPAFIDEESYLRRLFYHDEDNYISDWRDVGLLNFNSKHVGRTISSTFYKLEIMTMDLSSVYGDQSTINLQDFQDAEPDLLANSASAIMERISEYGAQSSVALKALCRRRKGLNVEVANLIGIDSLGIDVRVYCGMEAHTLRFPFSARVISESGAEKKIKKMLFPQYHRKNLRTATDEFPDL is encoded by the exons ATGCCCTTGATCTCTCTTCCTTCCTTTGATTCTTTCCGGATCCGTTTACCTCG TATCTGCCCTCTGTGGTTCGGAAGGCATTCATGCTCAATGTCAGCTGGGATTTCAGCTAGCTGGATCAACACTAGTTTAGATGGTCGAAGAGGACCTGATTATTCACTTTTCAG aTGCAGGAGGACCTACTTCACATCCATGCAATCTTATTGGTTGCACACGACAAATGAATTATCTGTTTCAAGAGTCCAGGTTGCTGCAGATTTCTCGGACTCGGTACCTGATTCATCTGAGCATAACAGAAATTATGGTTACCACCCACTTGAAGAATTGAAAGAACGTAAGAAGAACAAAAACAAGAACATGAAGCTTTCAGATGCCGAAATAGCTAGGACAGTAGTTGAG GCTAATAACAAGGCTTTGCTAATATTTCCTGGAGGGGTACATAATGAACCGCATCGCCATGTTTCATGGGCAGAATTTCATTATGTCATTGATGACTATGGAG ATATATTTTTTGAGTTATTTGATGATGAAAATATTTTGCAAGATCGCAGTGCAAGCAGCCCAGTG ATAGTTCTGATAGGCTATGATTCCCTTATATATGGAGCAAACAATGCACTTTTTGACACCTTTGAAATGGATGAAGAAGATGGTATTGAGTTGCCCGAGTTCAAGGAG GTTGACGATACAGAAATAACTGATACTCTTATAAGTTGGGGCATGCCAGATACTTTGCGTTACACACATCCTCTATTTTTTGCGAAATGTATAACCAAG GTTGTCCAGACAAAATTTGAGAAGGTGGACTTTCCATCAAATGGGCTTCAACTTCTTGGCTGTCTAAGACCTGCTTTTATAGATGAAGAATCTTATTTGAGGAGGTTGTTTTACCATGATGAGGACAACTATATTTCAGATTGGAGAG ATGTGGGTTTGCTGAATTTTAACTCAAAACATGTCGGCAGAACAATAAGCTCAACATTTTACAAGCTGGAGATCATGACAATGGATTTAAGTTCTGTATATGGTGATCAG TCAACAATTAATCTGCAAGATTTTCAAGATGCAGAACCTGATCTGCTTGCAAATTCTGCATCAGCAATTATGGAACGCATTAGCGAATATGGAGCACAGAGCAGTGTTGCTCTGAAAGCTCTCTGTCGCAGGAGGAAAGGGCTTAATGTTGAG GTAGCAAATCTCATCGGCATAGATAGTCTTGGCATAGATGTAAGAGTATACTGTGGGATGGAAGCTCACACTCTTCGTTTTCCATTTAGTGCTAGA GTGATTTCTGAAAGTGGAGCAgaaaagaagataaaaaaaatgCTTTTCCCACAGTATCACAGGAAAAACCTAAGAACTGCGACAGATGAGTTCCCAGACTTGTAA